One genomic segment of Desulforamulus reducens MI-1 includes these proteins:
- a CDS encoding SLC13 family permease, whose product MEGNSQVIFATAVFLLTYAIIISEKIHRAVIALLGAMIVIVGGVLQQEKAIEAIDFNTIGLLVGMMIIVGIARNSGVFEYLAVKAAKSSKGEPLAILISLSLITALLSALLDNVTTVLLIVPVTFSIAKSLEINPSPILISEVLSSNIGGTATLIGDPPNIMIGSATGLGFMDFVFNLAPVIIVIMAVTVFLLKMLYKKQLVVREELKQNIMALNPLDEIKDVVLLKKSLFVIALTIGGFLLHQYVHLESATIALGGAALLLLITGDEPEHALAAVEWPVIFFFAGLFILVGALEEVGVIEWIAKEALKLTGGEMLSTGLLILWLSAIASAFVDNIPFVATMIPLIQDMGRLGGITDLNPLWWSLSLGACLGGNGTIIGASANVVVAGMAEKRGLKWTFIGFMKVAFPLMLVSIIISTVYLYFFYLT is encoded by the coding sequence GTGGAAGGAAACAGCCAGGTGATTTTTGCCACAGCAGTATTTTTACTAACCTATGCCATTATCATTTCCGAAAAGATTCACAGGGCAGTGATAGCACTTTTGGGTGCGATGATTGTTATCGTTGGGGGGGTTCTTCAACAAGAGAAGGCCATAGAGGCAATTGATTTTAATACCATAGGCCTCTTGGTCGGCATGATGATAATCGTGGGTATTGCTAGAAATTCAGGGGTTTTTGAATATCTAGCGGTAAAGGCGGCCAAGAGCAGTAAAGGGGAACCCTTAGCTATACTCATATCATTGTCATTAATTACTGCATTGTTGTCAGCTTTACTGGATAATGTAACAACTGTGTTACTAATTGTTCCAGTGACCTTTTCCATTGCAAAGTCTTTGGAAATAAATCCATCTCCTATTTTAATCTCAGAGGTTTTATCATCCAATATAGGTGGTACAGCAACCCTCATAGGTGACCCACCAAATATTATGATTGGTTCTGCAACGGGCCTTGGGTTTATGGATTTTGTATTTAATCTAGCCCCGGTAATTATAGTTATTATGGCTGTTACGGTGTTTCTTTTAAAGATGCTTTATAAAAAACAACTGGTAGTTCGCGAAGAATTAAAGCAAAACATTATGGCATTGAATCCCTTGGATGAGATAAAGGATGTTGTTTTATTAAAGAAATCATTATTTGTGATTGCATTAACCATAGGCGGGTTTTTATTGCACCAATATGTACACTTAGAATCGGCAACAATTGCTCTGGGTGGAGCGGCGTTACTGTTGCTGATTACTGGAGATGAACCAGAACATGCCTTGGCAGCCGTAGAGTGGCCAGTAATTTTCTTCTTTGCCGGACTATTCATTTTGGTTGGCGCCCTTGAAGAAGTAGGGGTCATTGAGTGGATTGCTAAGGAGGCCTTAAAACTGACCGGGGGAGAAATGCTTTCTACGGGTTTGCTGATCCTATGGCTTTCAGCCATTGCCTCAGCCTTTGTGGATAATATTCCCTTTGTGGCCACCATGATTCCGTTAATTCAAGATATGGGGAGATTAGGTGGTATCACCGACCTTAATCCCCTCTGGTGGTCTTTATCTCTGGGTGCCTGTCTAGGTGGCAATGGTACTATTATTGGTGCATCTGCAAACGTAGTAGTGGCAGGAATGGCGGAAAAACGAGGTTTAAAGTGGACCTTCATTGGTTTTATGAAAGTTGCCTTTCCTCTGATGCTTGTATCAATTATTATATCGACCGTATATCTGTACTTCTTTTATTTGACATAG
- the dprA gene encoding DNA-processing protein DprA: MEGKSNYNPESGRNPVTGVGNLDNRLGWIGWQILLPGSGRRVWDIIHHFGSPVEAWQASENDLQGVPCVGVQGARKLVQRRKNIQFDNLEKYLEKISCKVLTIDDETYPYLLKCIHDPPPAIFVRGHLPQDDCIGIAIIGSRKPSPYGLVVTETLAGELARGGIEIISGMARGIDSASHRAALMNNGMTMAVLGCGPDIVYPRENEKLMKQIIEKGAIITEFPPGTMPEPWHFPSRNRIISGLSSAVVVIEAAEKSGALITADFALEQGREVMAVPGNINNPKSAGTNKLIKQGASLVTGALDILKELGIETKDIKSQQKKSKKVTLEVNEKKVLAVLSEIPQTMEQVINLSKLLPEEVAAALTILEIEGLIRSLPGKMYINAGL; this comes from the coding sequence ATGGAAGGAAAATCCAATTACAATCCCGAAAGTGGTAGAAATCCAGTAACCGGGGTGGGTAATTTGGATAATCGTTTAGGATGGATAGGGTGGCAGATTCTTCTGCCAGGCAGTGGTCGACGCGTATGGGATATCATTCACCATTTTGGATCTCCCGTAGAGGCTTGGCAAGCGTCTGAGAATGATTTACAAGGGGTTCCCTGTGTCGGGGTCCAGGGTGCTAGGAAACTAGTACAACGCAGAAAGAACATTCAGTTTGATAACTTGGAAAAATATCTTGAAAAAATCAGTTGTAAAGTTCTTACAATTGATGATGAAACCTATCCATATTTACTAAAATGTATCCATGATCCGCCGCCGGCCATTTTTGTCAGGGGTCATTTGCCACAGGATGATTGTATAGGAATAGCAATTATTGGATCCAGAAAACCTTCTCCCTATGGCCTAGTGGTCACCGAAACCCTGGCAGGAGAACTGGCTAGGGGAGGTATAGAAATTATCAGCGGTATGGCCCGGGGGATAGACAGTGCTTCCCACCGAGCGGCATTGATGAATAATGGCATGACAATGGCTGTGCTGGGATGCGGGCCAGATATTGTGTATCCTAGAGAAAATGAGAAATTAATGAAACAAATTATTGAAAAGGGTGCCATTATTACAGAATTTCCGCCGGGTACCATGCCTGAGCCATGGCACTTTCCTAGTCGAAACCGGATTATCAGCGGATTAAGCAGTGCAGTTGTGGTGATAGAGGCAGCTGAAAAAAGTGGTGCTTTAATAACGGCAGACTTTGCTTTGGAGCAGGGAAGGGAAGTTATGGCAGTTCCTGGTAATATTAACAACCCCAAAAGTGCCGGAACCAATAAGTTAATAAAGCAAGGGGCTAGCTTGGTTACGGGAGCTTTAGACATTTTGAAAGAACTAGGGATAGAGACAAAGGATATTAAAAGTCAACAAAAAAAATCGAAGAAGGTAACCTTGGAAGTCAATGAAAAAAAGGTTTTAGCAGTATTATCGGAAATCCCTCAAACGATGGAGCAAGTTATTAATTTAAGTAAGTTGTTGCCAGAAGAGGTTGCAGCAGCTTTAACGATATTAGAAATAGAAGGTTTAATCAGATCCCTTCCTGGAAAAATGTATATTAATGCTGGGTTATAG
- a CDS encoding SLC13 family permease — protein MSKETKRYFFIFLGFAVLLLFYFMPQVAPAIDPMGKSFELTQSGKAGIGLFLLAGIFWVFEVIPIGVTSIAIGVLQPVFGIREAKDAFRDFMDPTVMFILGSLLVGIAFTQCGITKRVAYKMLVLVGEDTRKILLGVFVLTALLTHVMAHTAVAGAMFPIMMSILALYGGDPTKPSKFGKALFMGMAFSAGAGSICTMMGGARNPAAVGFFKEFTGQDIGFLEFSAALAPFGWITVFLVFFLMITIYKPEKLKVQGLRQRAQVELDKLGPITKQEIFVLAVVGIALCTLIFKQYIPALKSMDRSIPLLAAGLVFFITNILTVKELEKSIPWNIVLLFSGAMSIGFALWQTGAAEWMAVSWLSFIKDAPWLVFLLGISFLVLILTNFIMNVAAISICLPVALVIAKYLGVNPEVVLYASVAMSGMPFLLLIGAAPNAIAYESKQFTTGEFFVTGIPASLAILAMVAILSLTFWPLIGIPAVLS, from the coding sequence ATGAGTAAAGAGACAAAAAGATACTTTTTTATATTTCTTGGCTTTGCAGTATTGCTTTTATTTTATTTTATGCCCCAGGTAGCTCCGGCCATTGACCCTATGGGGAAATCCTTTGAATTAACACAATCTGGTAAAGCTGGTATTGGACTTTTCCTACTGGCAGGTATCTTTTGGGTTTTTGAAGTAATACCCATTGGAGTAACAAGTATTGCTATTGGTGTATTACAGCCAGTTTTTGGTATCCGTGAAGCAAAGGATGCATTTAGGGATTTTATGGATCCCACTGTAATGTTTATTTTAGGCTCCCTACTTGTGGGTATTGCTTTTACCCAATGTGGAATCACCAAAAGAGTCGCTTATAAAATGCTTGTTTTAGTTGGAGAAGATACAAGAAAGATTTTACTGGGAGTATTTGTACTTACGGCACTTTTAACACACGTTATGGCACACACTGCTGTGGCTGGTGCCATGTTCCCAATTATGATGTCAATACTTGCACTATACGGAGGAGATCCTACTAAACCAAGTAAATTTGGAAAAGCATTGTTTATGGGAATGGCTTTCTCAGCTGGTGCTGGTAGTATCTGTACCATGATGGGCGGTGCCCGTAACCCTGCGGCAGTAGGTTTTTTCAAAGAATTTACGGGCCAAGATATTGGTTTTCTTGAATTTTCTGCTGCCCTAGCACCCTTTGGCTGGATTACTGTTTTCCTTGTTTTCTTTTTAATGATTACAATCTATAAGCCAGAAAAGTTAAAAGTACAGGGGCTACGGCAGCGAGCTCAAGTAGAATTAGATAAGTTAGGTCCAATTACTAAACAGGAAATCTTTGTATTAGCTGTAGTAGGTATTGCTCTTTGTACCCTTATCTTTAAACAGTACATTCCTGCCTTAAAAAGTATGGATCGTTCCATTCCGTTGTTGGCAGCGGGGCTGGTATTCTTCATAACAAACATACTCACTGTTAAAGAACTGGAGAAATCCATTCCCTGGAATATTGTATTACTGTTCTCTGGCGCAATGAGTATTGGTTTTGCTCTATGGCAAACTGGTGCTGCGGAGTGGATGGCGGTAAGCTGGCTTTCCTTTATCAAAGATGCGCCCTGGTTAGTTTTCTTATTAGGTATATCATTCTTGGTATTGATACTAACCAACTTTATCATGAACGTAGCGGCCATTTCTATCTGTTTACCAGTTGCTCTTGTTATTGCTAAATATTTGGGCGTAAATCCTGAAGTGGTATTGTATGCCTCGGTAGCTATGTCGGGGATGCCCTTCCTTTTATTAATAGGAGCAGCTCCCAATGCTATCGCCTATGAATCAAAACAATTTACCACAGGAGAGTTTTTTGTGACGGGAATTCCAGCAAGTTTAGCGATTCTGGCAATGGTAGCCATCCTCTCCTTAACTTTCTGGCCTTTAATTGGTATTCCTGCGGTGCTAAGCTGA
- a CDS encoding DUF2294 domain-containing protein — protein MNLQLLEKQICEAFIKFQRELVGRGPEITRAMICRDMVVVRSKGVLTKEEKHVSTSKKGRALVKQLRMELRESYLDKIEKIITDITNCRVMSSHGDISIRTGEQIEVFILNQDFEKKLKQN, from the coding sequence ATGAATCTGCAATTATTAGAAAAACAAATCTGTGAGGCCTTTATAAAATTTCAAAGGGAGTTGGTTGGCCGGGGACCGGAGATAACAAGGGCGATGATTTGTCGTGATATGGTTGTAGTTCGCTCAAAGGGAGTATTGACCAAAGAGGAAAAACACGTCAGCACTAGTAAGAAGGGACGTGCCCTGGTAAAACAATTGAGAATGGAGCTAAGAGAATCTTACTTAGATAAAATAGAAAAAATTATTACAGATATTACTAATTGTCGGGTGATGAGCAGCCATGGAGATATAAGTATTCGGACAGGAGAACAAATAGAAGTTTTTATTCTTAATCAAGATTTTGAGAAAAAGTTAAAACAAAACTGA
- the topA gene encoding type I DNA topoisomerase: protein MSKTLVIVESPAKAKSIGKYLGKNYTVKASMGHVRDLPKSQFGVDVENAFSPKYITIRGKGDILKELRSAVKKVDHVLLASDPDREGEAIAWHLTKLLEIDEETPCRIEFNEITKNAIQAAVKQPRRIDVDRVNAQQARRILDRLVGYNLSPLLWRKVKKGLSAGRVQSVAVRLICDREEEIQAFIPEEYWTLTGKFLKSAKSPFEAKLHKHKNKKIVIPNQETMDKILAELKGAAYVVSNVTRKERLRNPAPPFTTSSLQQEASRKLNFTSRKTMVVAQQLYEGIDLGKEGPVGLVTYIRTDSTRVSETAIEETRSFIMERFGPAYVPKQPRQVVAKGKVQDAHEAIRPTSVNRDPDSIKQYLTNDQFKLYKLIWSRFLASQMASAVIDTTSMDISAGDYLFRATGSIIKFPGFMQVYIEGNDDGHKEEESVLPELAKGDKVQAKDLTPKQHFTQPPPRYTDATLVKVLEEKGIGRPSTYAPIVETIQRRGYVVRENKQFYPTELGVIVVDLLKNHFPEIINVEFTADMEKKLDQIAEGEQQWAGVLRDFYEPFSQTLETAEEAIGKVQVADEVSEEICEQCGRNMVIKLGRYGKFLACPGFPDCRNTKPLLEPTGVGCPKCEGEMVLRRSKKGRKFYGCSRYPECEFVTWDMPTKEKCTQCGEMMVEKKSRGKEKVLQCVNEHCPSKGEKAASNINGNKKKTVKNNKK, encoded by the coding sequence TTGAGTAAAACATTAGTAATTGTTGAATCACCTGCTAAAGCAAAAAGCATTGGCAAATATTTAGGCAAAAACTATACAGTAAAAGCTTCCATGGGACATGTGAGAGATTTACCCAAAAGCCAGTTTGGTGTTGATGTTGAAAATGCATTTTCTCCAAAATACATAACAATTCGCGGGAAAGGGGACATCCTTAAAGAACTCCGTTCTGCCGTTAAGAAAGTTGATCATGTTCTGCTGGCATCTGACCCGGACCGTGAAGGTGAGGCAATTGCCTGGCATTTAACCAAATTGTTGGAGATAGATGAAGAAACCCCTTGTCGCATTGAATTTAATGAAATTACTAAAAATGCCATCCAAGCTGCTGTTAAGCAACCACGGCGCATTGACGTGGATAGGGTTAATGCACAGCAGGCAAGAAGAATATTAGACAGGCTGGTGGGTTATAATTTAAGCCCTCTCTTGTGGCGAAAGGTTAAAAAAGGGCTATCTGCAGGTCGAGTTCAGTCAGTGGCTGTACGCCTAATTTGTGATCGGGAAGAAGAAATACAGGCGTTTATTCCAGAGGAATACTGGACTCTGACGGGAAAATTCTTAAAATCAGCAAAGTCTCCCTTTGAGGCTAAACTGCATAAACACAAGAATAAAAAAATAGTAATACCAAATCAAGAGACTATGGATAAAATCCTAGCAGAATTAAAGGGAGCAGCATACGTTGTTTCAAACGTAACCAGAAAAGAGAGATTGCGTAACCCAGCACCTCCCTTTACCACCAGTTCCTTGCAGCAGGAAGCTTCGAGAAAGCTTAATTTTACGTCCCGTAAGACCATGGTTGTGGCACAACAGCTTTATGAAGGTATCGATTTGGGCAAAGAAGGACCCGTAGGTTTAGTGACTTATATACGTACCGACTCCACTAGAGTATCTGAAACCGCTATTGAAGAAACCCGAAGTTTTATTATGGAGCGGTTTGGCCCAGCCTATGTACCAAAGCAACCAAGACAGGTTGTAGCCAAAGGAAAAGTGCAGGATGCCCACGAGGCCATTCGACCCACATCCGTTAACCGTGACCCAGATAGTATTAAACAATACTTAACCAATGATCAATTCAAACTTTATAAATTAATATGGTCTCGATTTTTGGCCAGTCAAATGGCATCGGCGGTTATTGACACCACGTCCATGGATATAAGTGCAGGGGATTACCTATTCCGGGCCACAGGATCGATTATTAAATTTCCAGGATTTATGCAAGTTTACATAGAGGGTAACGATGATGGCCATAAAGAAGAAGAGAGTGTTTTGCCTGAATTAGCTAAGGGGGATAAGGTGCAGGCCAAAGACTTAACGCCTAAGCAACATTTTACACAACCTCCCCCACGCTATACGGACGCTACTCTGGTAAAGGTGTTGGAAGAGAAAGGCATTGGACGTCCAAGTACCTATGCACCTATCGTTGAGACCATTCAAAGACGCGGCTACGTTGTAAGAGAAAACAAACAGTTTTATCCCACCGAATTGGGCGTCATTGTTGTTGATTTATTGAAAAACCATTTTCCAGAGATTATTAATGTAGAATTCACGGCGGATATGGAGAAAAAACTTGATCAGATTGCTGAGGGGGAACAACAGTGGGCGGGTGTTCTAAGGGATTTTTATGAACCCTTTTCCCAAACCCTGGAAACAGCTGAAGAAGCAATTGGTAAAGTGCAAGTGGCAGATGAGGTTTCGGAGGAAATTTGCGAACAATGCGGTAGAAATATGGTTATTAAACTTGGGCGATACGGTAAATTTCTTGCTTGCCCAGGGTTTCCGGACTGTCGAAATACAAAACCCCTCTTAGAACCAACCGGTGTTGGCTGCCCTAAGTGTGAGGGTGAAATGGTATTAAGACGAAGCAAGAAAGGACGCAAATTTTATGGATGCAGCAGATACCCGGAATGCGAATTTGTAACATGGGATATGCCGACCAAGGAAAAATGCACCCAATGTGGTGAAATGATGGTGGAGAAAAAATCCCGGGGCAAAGAAAAGGTTTTGCAATGTGTAAATGAACATTGTCCCAGTAAAGGAGAAAAGGCTGCATCCAATATAAACGGAAATAAAAAGAAGACAGTGAAAAACAATAAGAAGTAA
- a CDS encoding SLC13 family permease, protein MEGNSQVIFATTVFLVAYAIIISEKIHRTVVALFGAMILIIAGVLHQERAVEAIDFNTIGLLVGMMIIVGITRRSGVFEYLAVKAAKQSKGEPLAILVALSVITAVLSALLDNVTTVLLIVPVTFSIARALEINPMPILISEVLSSNIGGTATLIGDPPNIMIGSAVGLGFMDFVVNLAPVVIVIMVVTIYLLKWIYRKEFVVREELKQNILAMNENDEIKDAKLLKKALFVLALTIGGFLLHQYAHLESATIALAGAALLLLLTGEEPEHALEAVEWPVIFFFAGLFILVGGLEEVGVIEWIAAKALEITGGELLTTGMLILWLSAIASAFVDNIPFVATMIPLIQDMGRLGGMTNLDPLWWSLALGACLGGNGTIIGASANVVVVGMAEKQGMKFTFLGFMKVAFPLMIVSIIISSTYLYFFYLT, encoded by the coding sequence ATGGAAGGAAACAGTCAAGTCATTTTTGCTACGACCGTCTTTCTCGTTGCTTACGCAATTATTATTTCTGAAAAGATTCATCGGACGGTCGTTGCGTTGTTTGGCGCGATGATCTTAATCATTGCTGGCGTCTTACATCAGGAGAGGGCCGTTGAAGCCATTGACTTCAACACCATTGGTCTTTTGGTGGGGATGATGATTATTGTGGGTATTACTAGGCGCTCAGGTGTTTTTGAGTATCTTGCCGTGAAGGCGGCCAAACAAAGTAAAGGTGAACCCTTAGCCATATTAGTAGCCTTGTCTGTAATTACTGCCGTTTTATCAGCCCTATTGGACAATGTTACTACCGTGCTTTTGATTGTTCCCGTTACTTTCTCCATTGCCAGAGCCTTGGAAATTAACCCTATGCCAATCTTAATATCAGAAGTTTTATCTTCTAATATTGGGGGTACAGCTACTCTGATTGGCGACCCGCCAAATATTATGATTGGTTCTGCCGTTGGTCTTGGTTTTATGGATTTTGTGGTTAATCTAGCACCTGTAGTAATAGTTATTATGGTTGTTACCATTTATCTTTTGAAATGGATTTACCGTAAGGAATTTGTGGTTCGGGAAGAGTTAAAGCAAAACATTTTAGCCATGAATGAAAATGATGAAATTAAGGATGCTAAACTTCTTAAAAAGGCTTTGTTTGTTCTGGCATTAACCATTGGCGGATTCCTACTGCACCAGTATGCGCATCTAGAATCGGCTACCATTGCGCTGGCTGGTGCAGCCCTGCTGTTGCTATTAACTGGTGAGGAACCAGAACATGCCTTGGAGGCTGTGGAATGGCCTGTCATCTTCTTCTTTGCTGGATTGTTCATTCTGGTTGGCGGTCTGGAAGAGGTTGGTGTCATTGAATGGATTGCCGCAAAGGCATTGGAAATAACCGGTGGGGAATTGCTTACCACAGGTATGTTAATCCTTTGGCTGTCTGCCATAGCCTCAGCCTTTGTGGATAATATCCCCTTTGTGGCTACCATGATTCCGTTGATTCAAGATATGGGACGTTTAGGCGGTATGACTAACCTTGACCCCCTCTGGTGGTCTTTGGCCCTAGGGGCCTGTCTGGGCGGCAATGGAACAATTATTGGTGCTTCTGCTAACGTGGTGGTGGTTGGAATGGCCGAGAAACAAGGAATGAAATTTACTTTCCTTGGCTTTATGAAAGTGGCCTTTCCCTTAATGATAGTATCCATCATCATTTCTTCTACTTATCTATATTTCTTCTACTTAACATAA
- the trmFO gene encoding methylenetetrahydrofolate--tRNA-(uracil(54)-C(5))-methyltransferase (FADH(2)-oxidizing) TrmFO: MTEHRVTVIGAGLAGSEAAWQLARRGIHVDLYEMRPQKYPPAHHTAYFSELVCSNSLRAAAIENAVGLLKEEMRQLDSLIISAADNHKVPAGGALAVDREGFSRYITETLEDHPLIDIHREEVTKIPEKGIVIVASGPLTSESLSHEIAKVTGEQYLYFYDAAAPIVTLESLDMTKVFRASRYGKGEEAYLNCPMDQDEYEKFYDALIHAERAPIKEFEKQVHFEGCMPVEVLASRGKDTLLYGPLKPVGLTDPRTGKRPHGVVQLRQDNAEGTLFNLVGFQTNLKWGEQKRVFSFIPGLEDAEFVRYGVMHRNTYITSPVLLQPTLQMKEHPRIFFAGQITGVEGYVESAAAGLIAGINAAALAKQKDLLIFPKETAHGALMHYITTASTKNFQPMNVTFGLFPELTVRLKGKRERGRAQAERALEILKEWIEKEKICDI; this comes from the coding sequence ATGACAGAGCACAGGGTTACAGTTATTGGTGCGGGATTGGCTGGTTCGGAGGCTGCATGGCAATTAGCTCGTAGGGGTATACATGTGGACCTCTACGAGATGCGACCGCAGAAATACCCTCCGGCCCACCATACAGCCTATTTTTCAGAACTGGTTTGTAGTAATTCCTTAAGGGCTGCTGCCATAGAAAATGCAGTAGGTTTACTAAAAGAGGAAATGAGGCAGCTTGACTCTTTAATTATCTCAGCCGCAGATAATCACAAGGTTCCGGCTGGTGGGGCACTGGCAGTTGACCGGGAAGGTTTTTCTCGATATATTACAGAGACACTGGAAGATCATCCCTTGATAGATATACACAGGGAAGAAGTAACAAAGATACCTGAAAAGGGAATAGTAATTGTGGCCTCAGGTCCCCTTACCTCCGAATCTTTATCTCATGAAATAGCTAAAGTTACAGGTGAACAGTATCTATATTTTTATGACGCAGCCGCTCCCATTGTGACCCTGGAGTCCCTTGATATGACAAAGGTTTTCCGAGCTTCGCGTTATGGTAAGGGTGAGGAAGCTTATTTAAACTGTCCCATGGATCAAGATGAATACGAAAAATTCTATGATGCACTGATTCATGCGGAAAGGGCCCCAATAAAAGAATTTGAAAAACAGGTACATTTTGAAGGCTGTATGCCAGTTGAAGTATTAGCCTCCCGAGGGAAGGATACATTGCTCTACGGGCCATTAAAGCCAGTTGGTCTAACTGACCCAAGAACTGGCAAAAGACCCCACGGGGTTGTTCAGTTGAGGCAGGATAATGCTGAGGGTACTCTTTTTAATCTGGTGGGTTTTCAGACAAATCTTAAATGGGGTGAGCAAAAAAGAGTTTTTAGCTTTATCCCGGGTCTGGAAGATGCTGAATTTGTGCGATACGGTGTTATGCACAGAAATACATATATTACATCTCCAGTTCTCTTACAACCTACCCTTCAAATGAAAGAACACCCAAGAATATTCTTTGCCGGGCAAATTACCGGAGTAGAAGGTTATGTAGAATCTGCCGCAGCAGGATTAATAGCAGGAATCAACGCTGCAGCTTTGGCAAAACAGAAAGATTTATTAATTTTCCCGAAAGAAACCGCTCATGGGGCATTAATGCATTATATAACCACTGCTTCCACAAAGAACTTTCAACCAATGAATGTTACCTTTGGTCTGTTTCCAGAGCTTACTGTCCGGCTTAAAGGCAAGCGGGAAAGGGGTCGTGCCCAGGCAGAGCGAGCTCTTGAAATATTGAAGGAGTGGATTGAAAAAGAAAAAATATGTGATATATAA
- the xerC gene encoding tyrosine recombinase XerC, translating to MYVLIDNFVNYLKVQKNFSIHTIEAYQKDLFDGLDYFSIVLNKPIEKMDHASINSSLVREFLAYLRQKNLSRATVARKLASWRAFFKFLYNERLAYTNPMLRVANPKREKRLPKFLYQEETKQLVEAPDHSPLGIRDRALLELLYATGIRVSELVALDLSNIDLARGYIRVMGKGSKERVVPFHQSAVAAMKEYCRNARPKMVIKDCEAVFVNYKGTRLSDRGIRKIVDKYCQRLGMKLNVSPHTIRHSFATHLLDNGADLRSVQELLGHVSLSTTQIYTHVTKKKIKRVYKMSHPRA from the coding sequence ATGTATGTTTTAATAGATAACTTTGTTAATTATTTAAAAGTACAAAAAAATTTTTCTATTCATACCATTGAGGCTTACCAGAAAGATTTATTTGATGGTTTGGATTACTTTTCAATTGTCTTAAATAAACCAATTGAAAAAATGGATCACGCATCAATTAATAGTAGTTTGGTAAGGGAATTTCTGGCCTATCTAAGACAAAAAAACTTAAGTAGAGCAACGGTGGCCAGAAAACTTGCTTCATGGAGAGCTTTTTTTAAATTTCTTTATAATGAAAGGTTAGCCTATACCAATCCGATGCTACGGGTGGCTAATCCTAAACGGGAGAAAAGATTGCCTAAGTTCTTATACCAGGAGGAGACGAAACAACTGGTGGAAGCACCAGATCATTCTCCTCTAGGCATTAGGGACCGGGCGCTGCTGGAGTTGCTCTATGCCACTGGCATACGTGTGTCAGAACTGGTTGCTTTAGATCTTAGCAATATTGATTTGGCCAGGGGATATATCAGGGTAATGGGAAAAGGATCTAAGGAACGGGTCGTTCCATTCCATCAAAGTGCAGTGGCAGCAATGAAAGAATATTGTAGAAATGCTCGACCTAAAATGGTAATAAAAGACTGTGAGGCTGTTTTTGTTAACTATAAAGGGACTCGGTTAAGTGATAGGGGTATTAGAAAAATAGTGGATAAATACTGCCAACGACTTGGCATGAAATTAAATGTTAGTCCCCATACAATTCGTCATTCATTTGCTACTCATTTACTGGATAACGGAGCAGATTTACGCAGTGTTCAGGAGTTACTTGGGCATGTTTCTTTGTCAACAACTCAGATCTACACCCACGTAACAAAGAAAAAAATTAAGCGAGTTTATAAAATGAGCCACCCAAGGGCGTAG
- the ligD gene encoding non-homologous end-joining DNA ligase, whose translation MSTISTTETRIEGKNIKLTNLNKLMWPEGLTKAHLVKYYTDVAPYLLPYIKERPLVMKRYPDGIEGGFFYQKECPNYAPEWIKTESIRHSDKTVNYIICEDAATLVWLANQGCIEIHAWLCKQSHIEYPDIAIIDLDPGEEAKFRDVLEVALVIKNALDHLKLVGYPKTSGATGIHIFIPLRPVYTFQQVTKAMGLIAQTVADAFSEKATIERSLAKRDKRKIYVDYLQNTRGKSMAWTYSLRPIAGAPISTPVMWEEIEKLHLKPSEFNIYTMGNRLKFFGDLHQDLLRKHQDIGHILRLIS comes from the coding sequence GTGAGCACTATATCAACAACAGAGACAAGAATAGAGGGGAAAAATATAAAACTTACTAATTTAAATAAGTTAATGTGGCCCGAGGGCTTGACCAAAGCACACCTAGTAAAGTATTATACGGACGTTGCGCCTTATTTACTTCCTTATATAAAAGAGCGCCCCTTGGTAATGAAACGTTATCCAGATGGTATTGAAGGGGGATTTTTCTATCAGAAAGAATGTCCCAATTATGCTCCGGAATGGATAAAGACAGAGTCCATACGACATTCAGATAAGACAGTGAATTATATAATTTGTGAAGATGCTGCTACCTTGGTGTGGTTAGCCAATCAGGGATGTATAGAAATACATGCATGGTTATGCAAACAAAGTCATATAGAATATCCAGATATTGCTATTATTGATTTAGACCCGGGAGAAGAGGCAAAGTTTCGAGATGTATTAGAAGTGGCATTGGTGATCAAAAATGCGTTAGACCACTTAAAGCTGGTTGGTTACCCGAAAACCTCTGGGGCGACTGGTATTCATATTTTTATTCCTCTTAGGCCGGTATATACCTTTCAACAGGTAACCAAGGCAATGGGTTTAATTGCACAAACAGTAGCAGATGCTTTCTCTGAGAAAGCAACCATTGAGAGGTCCTTAGCTAAAAGGGATAAAAGAAAAATCTACGTTGATTACCTACAGAATACCAGAGGTAAAAGCATGGCATGGACCTATAGTTTGCGACCTATTGCTGGTGCACCCATATCAACACCAGTGATGTGGGAGGAAATTGAAAAACTGCATTTAAAGCCAAGTGAATTTAATATTTATACAATGGGAAATAGGCTTAAATTTTTTGGGGACTTACACCAAGATCTTTTGCGAAAGCATCAGGACATAGGCCATATTTTAAGGTTGATCTCATAA